One Brassica napus cultivar Da-Ae chromosome C4, Da-Ae, whole genome shotgun sequence genomic region harbors:
- the LOC106396195 gene encoding protein GLUTELIN PRECURSOR ACCUMULATION 3-like isoform X2 has translation MHNWVRASSSDFTGTPPQPRSGHTAVNVGKSMVVVFGGLVDKKFLNDIIVYDIENKLWFEPECTGSVSDGKVGPTPRAFHVAITIDCHMFIFGGRSGGKRLGDFWVLDTDIWQWSELTSFGDLPTPRDFSAAAAIGNQKIVLCGGWDGKKWLSDVYVMDTMSLEWMELSVSGSLPPPRCGHTATMVEKRLLVFGGRGGGGPIMGDLWALKGLIDEERETPGWTQLKLPGQAPSARCGHTVTSGGHYLLLFGGHGTGGWLSRYDVYYNDTIILDRVTAQWKRLPISNDEPPPPRAYHTMTSIGARHLLIGGFDGKSTFGDLWWLVPEDDPIAKRSSVPQLRSPPETKESERELDTERGQEGSTIADLQKKMGISVSSGLRLQIPEESEDEEFVELGTRLIEGDVIDNRASMIQMAAEALRQHWKESTPETLQLKELGSLLRDYQRLVTRKYIAQSTLTSADFGKKTFTFYHIKTSSELRMDDIPKLLEEYKTLLI, from the exons ATGCATAACTGGGTTCGAGCTTCCTCTTCCGATTTCACCGGAACTCCTCCACAGCCCAGGAG TGGACATACAGCTGTCAATGTCGGAAAATCCATGGTCGTGGTGTTCGGCGGCCTCGTCGACAAGAAGTTCCTCAACGACATCATTGTCTACGACATTG AGAACAAACTCTGGTTTGAGCCAGAGTGTACTGGCAGCGTTTCTGATGGAAAAGTTGGTCCTACACCTCGCGCCTTTCATGTTGCCATCACTATTGATTGTCATATGTTCATCTTTGGTGGACGCTCTGGTGGCAAGAG GCTGGGTGACTTCTGGGTTCTAGATACAG ATATATGGCAGTGGTCTGAGCTAACCAGCTTTGGCGACTTACCTACACCTCGTGATTTTTCTGCTGCCGCTGCTATTGGCAACCAGAAGATTGTGTT GTGTGGCGGCTGGGACGGTAAAAAATGGCTGTCAGATGTTTATGTTATGGACACAA TGTCTCTTGAATGGATGGAGCTGTCGGTTTCGGGGTCGTTGCCACCTCCTAGATGTGGTCATACAGCCACCATGGTTGAGAAACGTTTACTTGTTTTTGGTGGCCGAG GAGGCGGTGGCCCTATCATGGGTGATCTGTGGGCTTTGAAGGGATTAATAGATGAAG AACGTGAAACACCTGGATGGACACAACTAAAGCTTCCTGGCCAAGCACCATCAGCTCGATGTGGTCACACTGTCACATCCGGAGGACATTAT CTTCTGTTATTTGGGGGACATGGAACTGGTGGATGGCTGAGTCGTTATGATGTCTATTACAATGACACTATAATTTTAGACAGAG TAACTGCTCAGTGGAAGCGCTTACCAATAAGCAATGATGAGCCTCCTCCACCTCGAGCTTACCACACCATGACCAGTATTGGAGCTCGTCATCTTTTAATTGGTGGTTTTGATGGAAAATCAACTTTCGGTGATCTTTGGTGGCTGGTTCCTGAAg ATGATCCGATAGCCAAGAGGTCTTCTGTACCTCAACTTAGAAGCCCTCCTGAAACTAAGGAGTCAGAGAGAGAACTGGATACG GAAAGGGGACAAGAGGGATCCACTATCGCTGACTTGCAAAAGAAAATGGGAATCTCTGTTTCATCAGGGTTACGCCTTCAAATCCCTGAGGAGTCAGAAGATGAAGAGTTCGTTGAGTTAGGAACCAGATTGATTGAGGGAGATGTAATTGATAATCGAGCCTCCATGATTCAG ATGGCAGCTGAAGCACTTCGTCAACATTGGAAAGAGTCCACTCCAGAGACTTTGCAACTAAAAGAGCTTGGTTCCTTGCTTCGAGATTATCAGCGACTGGTTACCCGAAAATACAT AGCACAGAGCACCTTAACATCTGCTGATTTTGGAAAGAAGACCTTTACGTTTTATCATATCAAAACTTCTTCCGAG TTGCGGATGGATGACATTCCGAAGTTGCTGGAAGAATACAAAACCCTTCTAATCTGA
- the LOC106396195 gene encoding protein GLUTELIN PRECURSOR ACCUMULATION 3-like isoform X1: MHNWVRASSSDFTGTPPQPRSGHTAVNVGKSMVVVFGGLVDKKFLNDIIVYDIENKLWFEPECTGSVSDGKVGPTPRAFHVAITIDCHMFIFGGRSGGKRLGDFWVLDTDIWQWSELTSFGDLPTPRDFSAAAAIGNQKIVLCGGWDGKKWLSDVYVMDTMSLEWMELSVSGSLPPPRCGHTATMVEKRLLVFGGRGGGGPIMGDLWALKGLIDEERETPGWTQLKLPGQAPSARCGHTVTSGGHYLLLFGGHGTGGWLSRYDVYYNDTIILDRVTAQWKRLPISNDEPPPPRAYHTMTSIGARHLLIGGFDGKSTFGDLWWLVPEDDPIAKRSSVPQLRSPPETKESERELDTQERGQEGSTIADLQKKMGISVSSGLRLQIPEESEDEEFVELGTRLIEGDVIDNRASMIQMAAEALRQHWKESTPETLQLKELGSLLRDYQRLVTRKYIAQSTLTSADFGKKTFTFYHIKTSSELRMDDIPKLLEEYKTLLI, translated from the exons ATGCATAACTGGGTTCGAGCTTCCTCTTCCGATTTCACCGGAACTCCTCCACAGCCCAGGAG TGGACATACAGCTGTCAATGTCGGAAAATCCATGGTCGTGGTGTTCGGCGGCCTCGTCGACAAGAAGTTCCTCAACGACATCATTGTCTACGACATTG AGAACAAACTCTGGTTTGAGCCAGAGTGTACTGGCAGCGTTTCTGATGGAAAAGTTGGTCCTACACCTCGCGCCTTTCATGTTGCCATCACTATTGATTGTCATATGTTCATCTTTGGTGGACGCTCTGGTGGCAAGAG GCTGGGTGACTTCTGGGTTCTAGATACAG ATATATGGCAGTGGTCTGAGCTAACCAGCTTTGGCGACTTACCTACACCTCGTGATTTTTCTGCTGCCGCTGCTATTGGCAACCAGAAGATTGTGTT GTGTGGCGGCTGGGACGGTAAAAAATGGCTGTCAGATGTTTATGTTATGGACACAA TGTCTCTTGAATGGATGGAGCTGTCGGTTTCGGGGTCGTTGCCACCTCCTAGATGTGGTCATACAGCCACCATGGTTGAGAAACGTTTACTTGTTTTTGGTGGCCGAG GAGGCGGTGGCCCTATCATGGGTGATCTGTGGGCTTTGAAGGGATTAATAGATGAAG AACGTGAAACACCTGGATGGACACAACTAAAGCTTCCTGGCCAAGCACCATCAGCTCGATGTGGTCACACTGTCACATCCGGAGGACATTAT CTTCTGTTATTTGGGGGACATGGAACTGGTGGATGGCTGAGTCGTTATGATGTCTATTACAATGACACTATAATTTTAGACAGAG TAACTGCTCAGTGGAAGCGCTTACCAATAAGCAATGATGAGCCTCCTCCACCTCGAGCTTACCACACCATGACCAGTATTGGAGCTCGTCATCTTTTAATTGGTGGTTTTGATGGAAAATCAACTTTCGGTGATCTTTGGTGGCTGGTTCCTGAAg ATGATCCGATAGCCAAGAGGTCTTCTGTACCTCAACTTAGAAGCCCTCCTGAAACTAAGGAGTCAGAGAGAGAACTGGATACG CAGGAAAGGGGACAAGAGGGATCCACTATCGCTGACTTGCAAAAGAAAATGGGAATCTCTGTTTCATCAGGGTTACGCCTTCAAATCCCTGAGGAGTCAGAAGATGAAGAGTTCGTTGAGTTAGGAACCAGATTGATTGAGGGAGATGTAATTGATAATCGAGCCTCCATGATTCAG ATGGCAGCTGAAGCACTTCGTCAACATTGGAAAGAGTCCACTCCAGAGACTTTGCAACTAAAAGAGCTTGGTTCCTTGCTTCGAGATTATCAGCGACTGGTTACCCGAAAATACAT AGCACAGAGCACCTTAACATCTGCTGATTTTGGAAAGAAGACCTTTACGTTTTATCATATCAAAACTTCTTCCGAG TTGCGGATGGATGACATTCCGAAGTTGCTGGAAGAATACAAAACCCTTCTAATCTGA
- the LOC106396194 gene encoding serine/threonine-protein kinase KIPK2, which yields MGSFAGACEIVEEKDAVRLAKHSCKPALESSKDMERPPLNKGSMEYDIDQLFQSISIKPSPGRVIGSSSFHHLETRTSAGTSRSTSPSKKSALKKPFPMGGTPRSPRVGLSDSVSLKQALRDLCISKASEMAAHKRLSKSAAASPRVSEADRIKSLYRQVLNESAGRSGLPVDKGKRFVEVSLTPVDDIPSSSQSVPDVLETKPSKFLYESVGETVLLYKSNNSGSSLSFGSGDFEIEIDEYASSPPHKDGVVEIDKHVTSLPSCSGSKADAEEELDKSIVSSARVKSEPKALHSGLEGTLDNVPSAVRENIKLVNKVKRNIPRPKPRPKRKILVKKKLRVAVASSATKTVEKDDTSLEPSASQTLCQKCHCSLKSISENVSVEANQESVASSHLISIVKSSNKETSKASSNSCEAIDSREADIVMQQDAIQNKQQRENPTSSEKIIFSLSSKNSSIGNYSSSTSMSEESNLSRFSCGNKPHMSMDVRWEAIKHVKLQCGGSLGLRHFNLLKKLGCGDIGTVYLAELVGTSCLFAIKVMDNEFLARRKKTPRAQAERAILKMLDHPFLPTLYAQFISDNLSCLVMEYCPGGDLHVLRQKQLSRCFSEPATRFYVAEVLLALEYLHMLGVIYRDLKPENILVREDGHIMLTDFDLSLRCEVNPTLLKTTSLAGKDTARMSGHYNTSNCIQPLCIEPSCRVPCFSPRLSSKPRKQRRPDPLTQQFRSLPQLVAEPTEARSNSFVGTHEYLAPEIIKGEGHGAAVDWWTFGVLLYELLYGKTPFKGYDNEETLSNVVFQNLKFPDSPLVSFQAKDLIRRLVMKNPESRLGWEKGAAEIKRHPFFEGLNWALIRCAIPPELPDVYENGATEATSPKGNSNGYLECKAMGDHLDFELF from the exons ATGGGATCGTTTGCTGGTGCTTGTGAAATTGTTGAGGAGAAGGATGCGGTGAGGCTGGCCAAACATTCTTGCAAGCCAGCATTGGAATCAAGCAAAGACATGGAGCGTCCTCCACTAAACAAAGGTTCTATGGAGTATGACATTGATCAGCTTTTCCAGTCTATATCCATAAAACCATCACCAGGAAGAGTCATAGGCTCTTCTTCTTTCCATCATCTTGAGACTAGAACAAGCGCTGGTACGAGCAGGAGCACAAGCCCTTCCAAGAAAAGCGCTCTGAAGAAGCCATTTCCCATGGGAGGAACCCCAAGATCACCAAGAGTTGGTCTTTCTGATTCAGTTTCGTTAAAGCAGGCCCTGAGAGATCTTTGCATATCAAAGGCCTCAGAGATGGCTGCTCATAAACGGTTGTCAAAGTCTGCAGCTGCGTCTCCGAGGGTTTCTGAAGCAGACAGGATAAAGAGTCTTTACAGACAAGTTTTGAATGAGTCTGCAGGCAGGTCTGGCCTTCCTGTAGACAAGGGTAAGAGGTTCGTTGAAGTATCTTTGACTCCGGTGGACGACATACCCAGCTCTTCCCAGAGTGTGCCTGATGTCCTTGAGACAAAGCCTTCTAAATTCTTGTATGAATCAGTGGGAGAGACTGTGTTGCTGTATAAATCAAACAACTCTGGATCTTCTCTAAGTTTTGGAAGTGGAGATTTTGAGATAGAGATAGATGAGTATGCCTCATCTCCTCCTCATAAAGATGGTGTGGTGGAAATAGACAAACATGTTACCTCTCTGCCTTCATGTTCTGGCAGCAAAGCTGATGCTGAAGAGGAGCTAGACAAGAGCATTGTCTCATCAGCTAGAGTGAAAAGTGAGCCAAAAGCTCTTCATTCAGGGCTAGAAGGAACGCTGGATAATGTACCTAGTGCAGTAAGAGAGAACATCAAACTAGTAAACAAGGTAAAAAGAAACATCCCACGTCCCAAACCGCGGCCAAAGAGAAAGATTTTGGTTAAGAAGAAGTTAAGAGTCGCTGTAGCTTCTTCTGCTACAAAAACGGTTGAGAAAGATGATACTTCCTTAGAGCCTAGTGCAAGCCAAACTCTATGCCAGAAATGCCACTGTTCGTTAAAGAGCATCTCAGAAAATGTCAGTGTTGAAGCAAATCAGGAATCAGTTGCAAGCTCGCATCTCATTAGCATTGTGAAGAGTAGTAATAAAGAGACCAGCAAGGCTTCCTCCAATTCCTGTGAGGCTATTGACAGCAGAGAAGCTGACATTGTCATGCAACAAGACGCCATTCAAAATAAACAACAAAGAGAGAATCCAACTTCCAGCGAAAAGATTATATTCTCTCTGAGCTCAAAGAACAGCAGCATTGGAAACTACAGCAGCTCCACAAGCATGAGCGAGGAGAGCAATCTGAGCAGGTTTAGCTGCGGCAACAAACCTCACATGTCTATGGACGTGAGATGGGAAGCGATTAAGCACGTCAAGTTGCAGTGTGGTGGCTCTTTAGGACTCAGACATTTCAACCTTTTGAAAAAGCTTGGTTGTGGAGATATAGGAACGGTTTATCTAGCCGAGCTGGTCGGTACGAGTTGCCTGTTTGCAATCAAGGTCATGGACAACGAGTTCTTGGCTCGGAGGAAAAAGACGCCGAGGGCACAGGCGGAACGTGCAATACTTAAAATGCTGGACCATCCTTTTCTGCCTACCTTGTATGCGCAGTTCATTTCAGATAATTTGTCATGTCTGGTGATGGAGTATTGTCCCGGTGGTGATCTTCATGTCTTGAGGCAGAAACAGCTCAGTAGATGCTTCTCCGAACCTGCAACTAG GTTCTATGTAGCAGAAGTCCTCCTTGCGCTTGAGTACTTACACATGCTTGGAGTTATATACCGTGATTTGAAACCAGAGAACATTCTAGTCCGAGAAGATGGTCACATCATGCTTACAGATTTTGACCTCTCACTCAGATGTGAGGTGAACCCAACTCTTCTCAAAACAACTTCTCTTGCCGGGAAAGATACTGCAAGGATGTCTGGTCATTACAACACATCCAACTGCATACAGCCTCTCTGTATCGAACCATCGTGCCGTGTCCCATGTTTCAGCCCAAGGCTCTCATCAAAACCAAGAAAACAGAGAAGGCCTGATCCTTTGACCCAACAGTTCAGATCATTGCCTCAGCTTGTGGCTGAACCAACCGAAGCAAGATCAAACTCTTTTGTGGGAACGCACGAGTACTTGGCGCCGGAGATCATTAAAGGAGAAGGACATGGTGCTGCAGTGGACTGGTGGACGTTTGGGGTTCTTCTCTATGAGCTTTTATACGGGAAGACACCGTTCAAAGGTTACGACAATGAGGAGACATTGTCCAACGTTGTGTTTCAGAACCTCAAGTTTCCTGATAGCCCGCTTGTGAGCTTCCAGGCAAAGGATTTGATCAGAAGGTTGGTGATGAAGAATCCGGAGAGCCGTCTCGGGTGGGAGAAAGGAGCTGCAGAGATCAAGAGGCATCCTTTCTTTGAAGGATTGAACTGGGCTCTCATCCGCTGCGCCATTCCCCCTGAGCTGCCGGATGTGTATGAGAATGGTGCAACGGAAGCAACTTCTCCTAAAGGAAATAGTAATGGGTATCTTGAATGTAAAGCCATGGGAGATCATCTTGACTTCGAGTTGTTTTAG
- the LOC106396804 gene encoding CASP-like protein 4A3 — protein sequence MRSPPSMSPSSISTVKSPTPQTDTSMAIVAFDNSTTHYSSSSPSPPHTLSESDEEERRSSRRSKTPVKEEPFASLAHQTPSPIVVVHNHNNPSVKEFVPPPVATTRKSARVGSGRRNGGGGQRSGAVLAILKRSRREEVVKYSALGFRLSEVVLALISFSVMAADKTKGWSGDSFDRYREYRFCLSVNVVAFVYSAFQACDLAYHLVREKHFINHHLRPLFEFILDQVLAYMLISASTAAVTRVDDWVSNWGKDDFTEMASASIAMSFLAFLAFACSSLISGYNLFNQDSL from the exons ATGAGATCTCCGCCGTCGATGTCACCGTCTTCTATCTCAACGGTGAAATCTCCGACTCCTCAGACGGATACTTCAATGGCCATAGTGGCTTTCGATAACTCCACCACTCACTACTCTTCTTCGTCTCCTTCGCCTCCACACACTCTCAGCGAatcagatgaagaagagagacgtAGCAGCAGGAGAAGCAAAACTCCGGTAAAGGAAGAACCTTTCGCTTCTCTGGCTCATCAAACTCCGTCTCCGATCGTTGTGGTTCACAATCACAACAACCCTTCAGTGAAAGAGTTCGTTCCTCCTCCTGTGGCGACGACGAGGAAGAGTGCTCGCGTTGGCTCTGGGAGAAGAAACGGTGGTGGTGGTCAGCGATCTGGAGCTGTGTTGGCGATTCTGAAGAGGTCGAGGAGGGAAGAGGTTGTGAAGTATTcagctttagggtttaggttaagCGAAGTCGTCTTGGCTTTGATCTCGTTCTCGGTCATGGCTGCTGATAAGACTAAAGGGTGGAGTGGCGATTCTTTTGATCGTTACAGGGAGTACAG GTTTTGTCTGTCTGTGAACGTGGTTGCTTTTGTATATTCTGCTTTTCAAGCATGTGACTTGGCATACCATCTTGTCAGAGAGAAGCACTTTATCAACCACCACCTCCGACCTCTCTTTGAGTTCATCTTAGATCAG GTGCTTGCGTATATGCTTATATCAGCATCAACAGCTGCAGTCACTCGTGTTGATGATTGGGTTTCAAACTGGGGAAAAGATGATTTCACTGAGATGGCGAGTGCCTCTATTGCTATGTCCTTCTTGGCCTTCCTTGCCTTTGCTTGCAGTTCACTCATCTCAGGGTATAACCTCTTCAACCAAGACTCTCTCTGA